The following proteins are encoded in a genomic region of Marasmius oreades isolate 03SP1 chromosome 10, whole genome shotgun sequence:
- the PPI1_3 gene encoding cyclophilin peptidyl-prolyl cis-trans isomerase Cyp2 — translation MSNVFFDIAIDNQPAGKIVFKLYDDVVPKTARNFRELATGQHGYGYKDSTFHRVIPQFMLQGGDFTKGNGTGGKSIYGEKFADENFQIKHTKPGLLSMANAGANTNGSQFFITTVVTSWLDGKHVVFGEVVQGLDLVKKIESYGSSSGKTNKVIKIINSGTV, via the exons ATGTCTAACGTATTC TTCGACATCGCCATCGACAACCAGCCCGCTGGTAAGATCGTCTTCAAGCTCTACGACGATGTAGTGCCCAAGACCGCCAGAAACTTCCGCGAGCTCGCCACCGGCCAACACGGATACGGTTATAAAGACTCCACCTTCCACCGTGTCATCCCTCAGTTCATGCTCCAAGGAGGTGACTTCACCAAAGGCAACGGTACTGGTGGAAAGTCCATTTATGGCGAGAAGTTCGCTG ATGAGAATTTCCAGATTAAGCACACGAAGCCTGGTCTCCTCTCCATGGCTAACGCCGGCGCCAATACCAATGGCTCTCAGTTCTTTATCACCACTGTTGTTACGTCATGGCTCGATGGCAAGCACGTCGTCTTCG GTGAAGTCGTTCAGGGCTTGGATCTTGTCAAGAAAATTGAGTCCTACGGCTCCTCTTCCGGAAAGACGAACAAGGTGATCAAGATCATCAACTCTGGTACCGTTTAG